In Elusimicrobiota bacterium, the genomic stretch CCTTCAATGTGCATATGCTTAGCATTATGCAAATAGGTTGCATAAAAATCAACTCAACCTCTCATTAAGACCTCTGAACCAGTCACAAGCTGTGACCGGTTCAAAATGAAGCCTACAAATCCCTAGTTCAATAACGCGCTTTCTTTATCTAATGAGTCCAAGCTCTCCCTTGAGACGCGGGGTATGCCGTAAAAAGTGAATCTTCGGGGCTGCCGATCTACTTCAATGCAAAAGCGTGCCCGGCCAAGCAGTTTTCTTAGCTTATGAACTGTTCGCGAAACGGCTTGGTCGCTAATATCAGATTTATGCGCCCAGAGCTTGGCCTTAAGATCAGCCATGGAAAACTCGACTCCTTCATGCTCCATAAAAAACTTAAGAATCTCAAAGAGAGTGTTGCTTAACCGGCCTCGTAGAACGCCACGAACGAAAAAAATCTGGCTTTTTAGATCAAGGCATATAATTCCCGTCTCTAATTGATCAGGATCGGCATTATTATTTTTTAGTTTAGGAAGAATCTTTTTAAAGGACTCGTTTGCTTCTACATAGAACACAAGATAATCAATAATGGGTTTTTGGCGTGCATTTTTTTCTTTTGTTCCGGCCCATCGCCCCTCTTCTATATTGGCCAATCTTAAAAGAACTGCAACCAGCCGGACCCAACGCGTGAATGTTTCGAAGTTTATAAGCGTTCCGGCATCTCTCGTTTCAAAAAAAAGCATTGCTGCTGCTAGATAGACCAAGGGGGCTCTACAGTAAAGATGATGGGCCGTAAACAAAAATTCTCGCTCGCCCGGCGTTAATCCCTCAATAAGATCGTGAGATGAGTGGGCCTTCTTCATCATGCGGAATATCTTTCGGACCAGCAGAATATCTCCAGGTAGTCCAGGGGAGTGATATTGCCATAAATTCTTGAGCAACGAACCCAGGATGAATGGTTGTCTCTTCATATATTTAAACCGTATGGCGATTACAGCCGATGGCAATGAAGTACGACTGGCGCCCACTCCTCTATAACCGCGTGTGTGCTTTCCAGCCCCATTTTTTCACATCTAGATTGGACTGTTCAATAATCTGATCATATAGAGTGCTGACGGCGTTTTCAGATACCAAATTTTTGGGGTCGGTCCTCACTGTTGCACAAATATCTTTATCATAAACAAAGGGGCTTGGCGGCAGAGTTCTTCCGGGGGCCAGCTTTCGTTTGTAACCCGCGACATTGACTACCCATAGCATCACATTAATATCAACGGGTTCTGCTACCCGTAGGCATTCATCAAAATATCTTTTTGCGAAGTCCATGGCTTGAAGGAGAGGCCTTCTTGTGGCTTCAGGGTAGAATGCACCCTGCCAATCTGGCATGTTCCTCCAACTTGCATCAGCAAAAGCGAAGCCACCATGAGAGTAGAATTTTAAAAATTGAACTTTTTGAGACTCACGTTTTTCCGCGACAAAGAGGGTGAGTCGCTTACAACGGAAATCTTCGTCCTTAAAGACCTTGCTGCCAATAGGCAATGTAAGAAAATTTTCCATAATCCATGACTTGTGTTCACGGAGTCTAAACAAGTCTCCCAGTGGCATCGGGTGGGCGACAAAAGCAACGTGCATCCCCGATTCCTCGGCAAATGGCCACACAGGATCGAATTGTGTAAAGAAGGTGCGCCGCGGCCGCTCTGTTAGTGGAGGATTGACCGATTCCACAAGTCTCTTGAGAATTGTCCCGCCTGGTGTTGGAGATAGAGGAGAAACAAAGCTACCGTCTCTATCGGGAATATAAAGGTATATTTCTTGCGTTTCTAAAAGCCTCCCTACGTGCCTATACTGATCCCGCGCCTCTTTGGCAAGCGCCGAATATACGTCGCCAGGAAGGAGAAGGGCCGAGCCCGTCGAATGGTTCCGCGCCTCTTCTTCTAATCTGGCAGCCAAAACTGCTCCTGGATTACTAAATTGATCTACGTGCTGTGAAAAAAATCTTA encodes the following:
- a CDS encoding adenylate/guanylate cyclase domain-containing protein gives rise to the protein MNPTKSDFGIPDGQYGQIFCMRIDMLNSEHTLRNTSPAAMRSLQSKYAKIVNEEVVARSGILGSWQGDGAMAFLGTQGDEDHLIQSGEEMSRMILNRLRKEIPDKHFRIGAASSPVRFFSQHVDQFSNPGAVLAARLEEEARNHSTGSALLLPGDVYSALAKEARDQYRHVGRLLETQEIYLYIPDRDGSFVSPLSPTPGGTILKRLVESVNPPLTERPRRTFFTQFDPVWPFAEESGMHVAFVAHPMPLGDLFRLREHKSWIMENFLTLPIGSKVFKDEDFRCKRLTLFVAEKRESQKVQFLKFYSHGGFAFADASWRNMPDWQGAFYPEATRRPLLQAMDFAKRYFDECLRVAEPVDINVMLWVVNVAGYKRKLAPGRTLPPSPFVYDKDICATVRTDPKNLVSENAVSTLYDQIIEQSNLDVKKWGWKAHTRL
- a CDS encoding helix-turn-helix domain-containing protein, with protein sequence MMKKAHSSHDLIEGLTPGEREFLFTAHHLYCRAPLVYLAAAMLFFETRDAGTLINFETFTRWVRLVAVLLRLANIEEGRWAGTKEKNARQKPIIDYLVFYVEANESFKKILPKLKNNNADPDQLETGIICLDLKSQIFFVRGVLRGRLSNTLFEILKFFMEHEGVEFSMADLKAKLWAHKSDISDQAVSRTVHKLRKLLGRARFCIEVDRQPRRFTFYGIPRVSRESLDSLDKESALLN